From the genome of Pseudomonadota bacterium:
TGATATAAAATCTTTGATCGAAGATCGAATTTAGCGTAGTCAGGGTAGAGCGATGTGTCAACGGCCTGAGGGCAGGACACGCCGATGCAATCGAAGCGAAGCCGCGGGCGACCCCAGCGACGGACCCCCATGCGCCGGCCTGATGACGGATTCGAGCTCTACGACCTCAGGGTCGAGGTGCTGGCACCGCCCGGTGCCAAGATCTATTGCAACAGCCGTCCGGGGGATTGGTTCGAGGTCAGGGGCGAGCTCCTGCTTTTTCAGCCCGGCATGCCGTTCAGCCTGTACACCCTGGCCGCACTGCTGCCGTTGCTGCCGGCCAAGCAGCGTCCGACCGAGGCGAATGACTGGATGACCACGGATGCGGAGATCGCCTGTCCCGATCCGAACTGTCCGACACGGTTTCGCATCAGCCGATTGGGCAAGCGGCGATTCCGCCATGCCGAAGTCACCGCTGTTCCGCTGCCGACGCTACGGTCCCCTGCCGGACGCGGTCCTGCGCGGCGAAAGCGAGGCCGGGCGTAGTTGGATGTGAGGAGGTGAATGTGACCATCGAGCGCGCCCTGCTGGCGCCGGGCTATTCGATCTCGCGCCTTTTGAAGGGCGGTTGGCATCTCGCCGGCGGCCATGGGCGGATCGATCGCGATCAGGCGATCAAGGACATGGCCGCCTTCGTCGAAGCGGGGATCACCAGCTTCGACTGCGCCGACCACTATGTCGGCGTCGAAGAGCTCATCGGTGATTTTCGCAAGCAGTATCCAAGCCTCGCCAAGAGTCTGCAGGTGCATACCAAGTTCGTGCCGGATTTGGCGGATTTGCCCACCGTGAACCGTGCGTATGTCGGGCGGATCATCGATCGCTCACTGCAGCGGCTTGGGCTCGAGCGGCTCGATCTCGTGCAGTATTTCTGGTGGGATTGGTCGGTCCCCGGCGCCGTCGATACCGCCGTCGCGCTCAATGATCTCCTGCGCCAGGGCAAGATCGCGCGCCTCGGCGTGACCAACTTCAACACCGATCAGTTCGCGGAGCTCGTGGATGCGGGCGTCCCGTTCGCGGCCCACCAGCTGCAATACTCCCTCGTCGATCGGCGGCCCGACTGGAAAATGGCGGACTTTTGCCGCGAGCGCGGCATCGGGCTCCTGACCTATGGTCATCTTCTCGGCGGCTTCTTTTCCGAAGCCTGGCTCGACGCACCGGAGCCGACGGGGCCGTTCGAAAACCGGTCGTTGACGAAATACAAGCTGATCATCGATGAATTCGGCGGCTGGGCGCTGTTCCAGCAGTTGCTACGGGCGCTGAAGAAGGTTGGCCAACGCCACGGTGTGGGCGTCGGCGAGGTGGCCGTGCGCTGGACGCTGGGTCGCCCGGGCGTCGTCGGGTGCATCGTCGGCGCCACCTCGACCCGTCATCTCGCGCAGAACCTGAAGATTTGCGACTTCGCGCTGACCCAAGAAGACCTTGCCGAGATCGCGCTGGTGACCGACAACCGCCGCGGCCCGCCCGGGGACTGCTATCAGCTCGAGAATGACCGCAATGGCCCGCATGGGCGCATCATGCGCTACAACCAGAACAAGATCGGCCAGCCCTCGGCAGCGTGAGCCCTGGCCGGGCCGAGCTCCTGACGTCGGCGGGGATCGGGCTCGGCAGAGTCGTCAGCATGCGAAGGTCGGAGCCAAGCGGATCATGGAAATGAAGAAAGAGGCCGCAGGCGAGGCGAGTGCGGCCGAGGCAGCAGCGGCGGACGCGGCCGGTGATCGTCCGGGTGCCGCCCGGCATTACCGAAAGGCGCTGCTGCGGCAACCGGACCAGGGAGAATGCCTGTTCCGTCTCGGACGGATCGCCAGCGACCTCGGCAATCTCGTTCTCACCCGGGCGCTTATCGGGCGCG
Proteins encoded in this window:
- a CDS encoding TIGR04076 family protein, with translation MRRPDDGFELYDLRVEVLAPPGAKIYCNSRPGDWFEVRGELLLFQPGMPFSLYTLAALLPLLPAKQRPTEANDWMTTDAEIACPDPNCPTRFRISRLGKRRFRHAEVTAVPLPTLRSPAGRGPARRKRGRA
- a CDS encoding aldo/keto reductase: MERALLAPGYSISRLLKGGWHLAGGHGRIDRDQAIKDMAAFVEAGITSFDCADHYVGVEELIGDFRKQYPSLAKSLQVHTKFVPDLADLPTVNRAYVGRIIDRSLQRLGLERLDLVQYFWWDWSVPGAVDTAVALNDLLRQGKIARLGVTNFNTDQFAELVDAGVPFAAHQLQYSLVDRRPDWKMADFCRERGIGLLTYGHLLGGFFSEAWLDAPEPTGPFENRSLTKYKLIIDEFGGWALFQQLLRALKKVGQRHGVGVGEVAVRWTLGRPGVVGCIVGATSTRHLAQNLKICDFALTQEDLAEIALVTDNRRGPPGDCYQLENDRNGPHGRIMRYNQNKIGQPSAA